From Salvia splendens isolate huo1 chromosome 3, SspV2, whole genome shotgun sequence, a single genomic window includes:
- the LOC121796161 gene encoding protein ALP1-like, with translation MIRKIQRGIYYSFDEPQIGKLNRPPPPAMTTAGVATNRRRGRRKSKMERLKTEPQSSHHKHLSTAIPALISATSAARSFLLRHDLHLLPSQTLALESLLSSTSRSLLHLLSLVSIPTPPSPSPPPSPPPQQSWFDRFMATSPDYDPRWVQFFNLSKPSFTLLLRLLTPSLISSLHPLPPNAALAAALFRLSHSASFSAVSRRFSLDSRTSCIAFYSVCRAIVENLGHLFEFNSDINRIIVGFGWISLPNCCGVLGVEKFELESTENRSLLVQALVDSEGRFLDVSAGWPGSLKPEDVLKRSKLFSGVEESKEYLNGPSFELNSGNVIPQYLLGDSCYPLLPWLLTPYSGKNRELSSSEMEFNGVHCKGMELVGTAFAKVKKKWKLVGRKWKEQCIEAFPFVIVACCLLHNFLIKCSEVFPEESVEGCKEREFTEFDGEDSEIGKRIRDALASHFTRGRSCLYP, from the exons ATGATACGAAAGATTCAAAGAGGGATTTACTATAGTTTTGATGAGCCCCAAATCGGGAAATTAAATCGACCACCGCCACCGGCGATGACCACCGCCGGCGTAGCCACCAATAGGCGCCGCGGCCGACGGAAAAGCAAGATGGAAAGGCTGAAAACCGAGCCCCAATCCAGCCACCACAAACACCTCTCCACAGCGATCCCGGCGCTCATCTCCGCCACTTCAGCCGCTCGCTCGTTCCTCCTCCGCCACGACCTTCACCTCCTTCCCTCCCAAACCCTAGCCCTAGAATCGCTCCTCTCCTCCACCTCCCGCTCCCTCCTCCACCTCCTCTCCCTCGTCTCCATCCCCACACCCCCTTCCCCCAGCCCGCCCCCTTCCCCGCCGCCTCAGCAGAGCTGGTTCGACCGCTTCATGGCCACTTCCCCCGATTACGATCCGCGCTGGGTTCAATTCTTCAACCTCTCTAAGCCGTCTTTCACTCTGCTCCTCCGCCTCCTCACCCCCTCTCTCATCTCATCTCTCCACCCCTTGCCCCCCAATGCTGCCCTCGCCGCGGCCCTATTCCGATTATCTCATTCGGCCTCGTTCTCTGCTGTCTCGCGCCGCTTCTCTCTCGACTCCCGGACTTCCTGCATCGCGTTTTATTCAGTCTGCAGAGCTATCGTGGAGAATCTCGGTCATTTGTTTGAATTCAACTCTGACATCAACAGAATTATAGTGGGATTTGGCTGGATTTCTCTGCCCAATTGCTGTGGCGTTTTGGGGGTTGAAAAGTTCGAATTGGAAAGCACCGAAAATAGGTCTTTGTTAGTTCAAGCTTTGGTGGACTCGGAAGGGAGGTTCTTGGATGTCTCTGCTGGCTGGCCGGGGAGCTTAAAACCGGAAGATGTGTTGAAGCGATCAAAGCTTTTTTCTGGGGTTGAGGAGTCTAAAGAGTATCTCAATGGACCATCTTTTGAACTGAACTCTGGCAATGTAATTCCTCAGTATTTATTGGGTGATTCGTGCTATCCACTTCTCCCTTGGCTTCTGACGCCGTACAGTGGTAAGAATAGGGAGTTGAGCTCTTCGGAAATGGAGTTTAATGGGGTGCATTGCAAAGGTATGGAGTTGGTGGGGACGGCTTTTGCCAAGGTCAAGAAGAAGTGGAAGCTTGTGGGGAGGAAATGGAAGGAGCAATGCATTGAGGCTTTCCCTTTTGTCATTGTTGCGTGTTGTTTGCTGCACAATTTTCTCATCAAGTGCAGCGAGGTGTTCCCCGAGGAAAGTGTTGAGGGTTGTAAGGAGAGGGAGTTTACGGAGTTTGATGGGGAGGACAGTGAGATTGGGAAGAGGATTCGGGACGCACTTGCTTCACACTTTACTCGG GGAAGATCGTGTCTATACCCGTAA
- the LOC121797061 gene encoding uncharacterized protein LOC121797061 has protein sequence MLSTNHNLIVGAQASTVRKRYCERQREIGAERLINDYFSPNPTYGPEVFRRRFRMHKYVFLRIVEAIIANDEYFQERRDATGRQSLSSLQKCTRALRVLAYGTSSNVVDEYLRMSSTVTRDSLIHFVEGVISCFGATYLRRPTEQDQARLLYVADQRGFPGMIGSIDCMHWEWKNCPNAWAGQYTGRSDKPMIILEVVASYNLWICHAFFGTPEKMLSEHLESYKRVSHFCEGHALSETRC, from the exons ATGTTATCCACCAATCACAATCTAATTGTAGGGGCTCAAGCTTCTACAGTCAGAAAAAGGTATTGTGAAAGGCAACGCGAGATTGGTGCTGAGCGTTTGATCAATGACTACTTTAGTCCCAACCCGACATATGGACCAGAGGTCTTCCGACGCCGATTTCGCATGCACAAATACGTATTCCTTCGGATTGTAGAAGCTATTATTGCTAATGATGAGTATTTTCAAGAGAGACGCGATGCTACAGGGAGACAAAGTTTGTCATCGTTACAGAAATGTACCCGAGCTCTGCGGGTGTTGGCGTATGGGACATCATCCAATGTCGTTGATGAATATCTGCGGATGAGTTCAACGGTGACGAGAGATTCTCTAATACATTTCGTTGAAGGTGTTATTTCATGTTTTGGTGCCACATATCTTAGGAGACCTACTGAACAAGATCAGGCTAGACTTCTATATGTAGCAGATCAACGTGGTTTTCCAGGCATGATTGGGAGTATagactgcatgcattgggaatggaagaattgtcctaACGCATGGGCTGGACAATATACAGGGAGAAGTGACAAACCAATGATCATTTTGGAAGTTGTTGCATCATACAACTTATGGATATGTCATGCATTCTTTGGAACTCCAG AAAAGATGTTGAGCGAGCATTTGGAGTCCTACAAGCGCGTTTCGCATTTTTGCGAAGGCCATGCCTTGTCTGAGACAAGATGTTGA
- the LOC121796164 gene encoding NEDD8 ultimate buster 1-like → MVMAKVKIGGAWSGVLEVELDVWTVARLRQELLDRSGCACLKLISAGKVLIDGEGDQNLTQLGLKNNSRILATNIPVDRHGNSIKEEFLAEEERGNRLARLKTAAANLATRHADGSLPVEDFNLELENQNGHKVHWGSETDQRAIMMGLMLHANGKALMKKGKYRDALEVLNMGEESFSLCNPKLLEMVDNVSILQIDLVWCYFMLRDISWLSVAGIRLEKAREGIERAHGKESTRIRILQGHRFPELALHLRMELLEGVIAYHRGHLQKSKDALSSAQTRFLQLQVPDESLSFLLSMGYKESEAKRALRMNNLDVGRALDFIVEEKAKRTQKRKEDLQRQKEILEQKTYGTTPLNKAVNLSNLNQLVTIGFQKEIAAEALRRNENDAEKALDDLTNPETNAALQNEIISRKRRRLRAATKKSTENLVAMGFDKASVEAALRRFESEEQALSYLLTQPFTNTAGGVGADHQVGGSTTEERGGTGSVGAGHRVGGSSSQNEPAEKEPVEERDVEMEDELTGELGTADAYSDYDIEVTKEGEAINEYLALISSAENA, encoded by the exons ATGGTGATGGCGAAAGTCAAAATTGGCGGGGCATGGAGTGGGGTGTTGGAAGTGGAGCTCGACGTCTGGACTGTCGCTAGGCTGCGCCAAGAGCTCCTCGATCGATCCGGCTGCGCCTGCCTCAAACTCATCTCCGCCGGCAAGGTTTTAATAGACGGCGAAGGCGACCAAAACCTGACCCAATTGGGGCTTAAAAACAACTCCAGGATTCTGGCCACCAACATTCCCGTTGATCGACACGGAAACTCCATCAAAGAAGAGTTTTTGGCGGAGGAAGAGCGCGGCAATAGGCTTGCTAGACTCAA GACAGCTGCCGCTAACTTGGCCACCAGACATGCTGATGGTTCATTACCTGTTGAGGACTTCAATCTAGAGCTTGAGAATCAGAATGGACACAAGGTGCACTGGGGATCGGAGACTGACCAACG GGCAATAATGATGGGTCTTATGCTTCATGCAAATGGAAAAGCTCTTATGAAAAAGGGAAAATATAGAGATGCATTAGAAGTGCTCAACATGGGCGAG GAATCATTTTCTCTCTGCAACCCAAAGCTGCTTGAG ATGGTTGATAACGTATCAATTCTTCAAATAGACTTGGTCTGGTGCTATTTTATGCTCCGTGATATCAGTTGGCTATCAGTAGCAGGGATTCGCCTTGAAAAGGCCAGGGAAGGTATTGAGCGTGCTCATGGAAAGGAATCTACTCGCATCAGAATTCTCCAAGGACATCGCTTCCCTGAGCTAGCTTT ACACTTGAGAATGGAGTTGTTAGAAGGAGTGATTGCATATCACCGTGGTCATTTGCAGAAATCTAAGGACGCCTTGAGCTCTGCCCAAACTAGATTCCTCCAG CTTCAGGTACCAGATGAATCCCTGTCCTTTTTGCTGAGCATGGGGTATAAAGAAAGTGAAGCAAAGCGGGCTCTCCGCATGAACAATTTGGATGTTGGACGTGCTCTTGATTTTATTGTCGAGGAGAAAGCTAAAAGGACACAGAAACGGAAGGAGGATCTTCAGAGGCAGAAGGAAATATT AGAGCAAAAGACATATGGAACGACGCCCCTTAACAAAGCTGTGAATCTTAGCAATCTGAACCAATTGGTCACCATCGG GTTCCAGAAAGAAATCGCTGCTGAGGCACTTCGTAGAAATGAAAACGATGCTGAGAAGGCTCTGGATGATTTAACAAATCCTGAAACTAATGCTGCCTTACAG AATGAAATTATATCAAGGAAGAGGAGAAGATTGCGTGCAGCAACAAAAAAATCGACTGAGAATCTTGTAGCAATGGGTTTCGACAAAGCATCAG TGGAAGCAGCTCTCCGTAGGTTTGAGTCTGAGGAGCAAGCGTTGAGTTATCTACTTACACAACCCTTCACAAACACAGCAGGTGGCGTAGGTGCAGACCACCAAGTTGGAGGATCAACTACTGAAGAAAGGGGCGGCACAGGTAGCGTAGGCGCAGGCCACAGAGTTGGAGGGTCATCGAGTCAAAACGAGCCCGCGGAGAAGGAGCCCGTGGAGGAACGGGACGTAGAGATGGAGGATGAGCTGACTGGGGAGTTGGGAACTGCAGACGCATACTCGGACTATGATATCGAAGTCACAAAAGAAGGTGAAGCCATCAATGAGTATTTAGCACTGATCAGTTCCGCAGAGAATGCCTAG
- the LOC121793693 gene encoding uncharacterized protein LOC121793693, with protein MTALASRKSSGPVIRSGSPSPSFNRHFPAQSPPQQRSASSFASASTSAAFTSPRSFRRPASPTRVNLCNYTTPSLSFSLDRSGSRNQTVSFSSRSEKPPVRPAPQRRTCMCSPTNHPGSFRCSLHKAAAATVSSRAPPCGSSSRLILRRSAMKNSLVRIGTVEGELVMRALAALIRPSSHSQRRRGEFRPRPSRLSAMSKD; from the coding sequence ATGACAGCTCTTGCATCTCGTAAATCAAGCGGACCGGTCATCCGGTCCGGTTCTCCTTCCCCATCATTCAACCGCCACTTTCCTGCCCAATCTCCGCCGCAACAACGCAGCGCTTCCTCCTTCGCCTCGGCTTCCACCTCCGCCGCCTTCACCTCGCCACGCTCCTTCCGCAGACCGGCCTCCCCGACCCGCGTAAACCTCTGCAACTACACAACCCCTTCCCTCAGCTTCTCACTCGACCGGTCCGGTTCACGAAACCAGACCGTCTCATTCTCAAGCCGGTCCGAGAAGCCCCCGGTCCGCCCGGCTCCTCAGAGGAGGACGTGTATGTGCTCCCCTACGAACCACCCCGGTTCGTTTCGATGCAGCTTGCACaaagccgccgccgccaccgtcAGCTCGCGCGCGCCGCCGTGCGGGAGCTCGAGCAGATTGATTCTGCGGCGGTCGGCTATGAAGAATTCGCTGGTGCGGATCGGCACCGTGGAGGGGGAATTGGTGATGAGAGCGCTGGCGGCGCTGATCCGCCCCTCCTCCCATAGCCAGCGGCGCCGCGGCGAGTTCCGGCCACGCCCTAGCCGGCTATCGGCCATGTCGAAGGATTGA
- the LOC121797060 gene encoding uncharacterized protein LOC121797060, translating to MDWYTWLSQTNLDPSLVYEYGLALVRNEVEDEDLPYFNHDFLLSLGITIAKHRLEILKLCAKHHAAAVSAAGGGGLSRLVLVMNMTRKLFARKLGFRRSSAPAQASPYGSQWSGALRRINGGGAMWSGPLDRRLVAAARPLDLKVHERVLYPNWSPMVVRQRQRERSGFVCGSPALSGPIDRLGLSPKVGFYRGETVEDGGGEYYAAQSLWSIMFQDMKPT from the coding sequence ATGGATTGGTACACATGGCTGTCGCAGACGAACCTCGACCCGAGCCTCGTCTACGAGTACGGCCTCGCTCTGGTTCGGAACGAGGTCGAGGACGAAGACCTCCCCTACTTCAACCACGACTTCCTCCTCAGCCTCGGCATCACCATCGCCAAACACCGCCTCGAGATCCTCAAGCTCTGCGCCAAGCACCACGCCGCCGCCGTCAGCGCCGCCGGCGGCGGCGGCCTCTCCCGCCTTGTTCTCGTGATGAACATGACGAGGAAGCTCTTCGCCCGCAAGCTCGGCTTCCGGAGGAGCTCCGCGCCGGCGCAGGCGTCGCCGTACGGGAGCCAGTGGAGCGGGGCGCTGCGGAGGATCAACGGCGGGGGTGCGATGTGGTCGGGGCCGCTTGATCGGCGGCTGGTGGCGGCGGCGAGGCCGTTGGATTTGAAGGTGCATGAGAGGGTTTTGTACCCGAATTGGAGCCCGATGGTGGTGAGGCAGAGGCAGAGGGAGAGGTCGGGCTTTGTTTGTGGGAGCCCGGCTTTGTCCGGGCCGATAGATAGGCTCGGGCTCAGCCCGAAGGTAGGGTTTTATAGAGGCGAGACGGTGGAAGATGGTGGCGGTGAGTATTATGCGGCTCAGTCGTTGTGGTCTATTATGTTTCAGGATATGAAACCGACTTAG
- the LOC121796162 gene encoding calcium uptake protein, mitochondrial-like, producing MHSWASSSLRKTEAQSRVLAAKSWGCRRSLSTESKVESSRRFDRNESPFLRYGVVVAAAASGLGFYCCSSFNGRGSVVSYADSGARPEKKTFLFTDTYRRKVFFKYEKRIRTRSPPEKVFEYFASFKSPSGEVYMTASDLMRAVVPVFPPSEADVVRGGYLKGELISSKLHCPPSEFFMLFDTNNDGLISFPEYIFFVTILSIPESSFSVAFKMFDLDNNGSIDKIEFKKVMTLMRSRNRQGASHKDGMRLGMKVSGSVEEGGGLVEYFFGKDGTRRLEHDRFVEFLRDMQHEMLRLEFAHYDFKSQGTISAKDFVLSMVASADMRYIDKFLDQADELGNDPSLSHLRITFEEFENFAMLRKRLEQFSLALFSYGKVNGLLSKQDFKRAALQVCGISLSDNVVDLVFYVFDLNRDGSLSSDEFLRVLERREANISQPQEAGLAGLISCWLDCTRNCSSKKLL from the exons ATGCATTCTTGGGCATCTTCTTCACTGAGAAAAACCGAAGCACAGAGCAGAGTTCTTGCAGCCAAGAGTTGGGGTTGTCGTCGTTCTCTTTCCACCGAATCAAAGGTGGAATCATCAAGAAGATTTGACAGGAATGAATCGCCGTTTCTGAGATATGGGGTGGTGGTTGCGGCTGCTGCCTCCGGCTTAGGCTTTTATTGTTGCTCTTCGTTCAACGGTAGAGGATCGGTTGTGTCGTATGCTGATTCTGGAGCACGGCCTGAGAAGAAGACGTTCTTGTTTACGG ATACATACAGGAGAAAAGTTTTCTTCAAGTATGAGAAACGGATACGAACACGAAGTCCTCCCGAAAAG GTGTTCGAGTACTTTGCATCGTTCAAATCCCCTTCTGGGGAAGTGTACATGACAGCATCAGACCTGATGAGAGCAGTGGTTCCCGTATTTCCTCCATCTGAAGCAGATGTTGTTAGAGGCGGATACTTGAAAGGCGAACTCATCAGCAGCAAGCTGCACTGTCCTCCTTCTGAATTCTTTATGCTGTTTGATACCAACAACGACGGCCTTATATCATTTCCAGA ATACATCTTCTTTGTCACAATATTGAGCATACCAGAATCAAGCTTTTCTGTTGCATTCAAAATGTTTGACCTTGACAACAACGG AAGTATAGACAAGATAGAATTCAAAAAGGTGATGACACTTATGCGTAGCCGAAACAGACAAGGAGCTTCACACAAAGATGGAATGAGATTAGGGATGAAAGTTTCAGGTTCTGTGGAGGAAGGGGGTGGTCTCGTCGAGTACTTCTTTGGGAAAGACGGGACTCGACGCCTTGAACACGACAGATTCGTAGAGTTCTTGAGAGACATGCAACATGAG ATGCTGCGGTTGGAGTTCGCACATTATGATTTCAAGTCACAAGGGACCATCTCTGCCAAAGATTTTGTGCTATCAATGGTTGCATCTGCTGACATGAGATACATAGACAAGTTTCTTGATCAAGCCGACGAGCTGGGAAATGATCCCTCCCTCAGTCACCTGCGAATTACATTTGAagaattcgaaaattttgcAATGCTTCGGAAAAGATTGGAGCAATTCTCCTTAGCCCTATTCAGTTATGGCAAAGTGAACGGCCTGCTGTCTAAGCAGGATTTCAAAAGGGCTGCTCTTCAA GTTTGTGGCATCTCCCTCTCTGATAACGTGGTTGATCTGGTGTTCTACGTGTTTGATCTGAATCGGGATGGTAGCTTAAGCTCAGACGAGTTCCTGAGAGTTCTGGAGAGACGAGAAGCAAACATCTCTCAGCCACAGGAGGCGGGCCTTGCAGGACTGATATCTTGCTGGTTAGACTGCACAAGAAACTGTTCTTCAAAGAAGTTGCTCTGA